The Rhizobium sp. WSM4643 genome contains the following window.
TAAACATCTGTCGAGCCAAGCTATATCAAGAAATGAAATCCGGGCGGCTGCCGCATCGGAAAAACGGCCGTAAGACCCTAATCCTCAAGGCCGATGCTGATTTATACCTGCAGGCGTTGCCCACCGGGCTGGGCTCGCCAGTTGGCAGACAGGCCCAGCAGGCGAACGATGTACCGTCCGCAGCCGAAACCCACTCATAAGAAGCCCGCCCCGATTGTGCAGGACGGGCCACAGCGTTTCATCTCAACCGCCAAGGACGTAACGCCGGTCTGCATTGCGCGCCACGTGGCACCCAACTCGGAATGCACCGGGTTCGTTCCATCGGCGCGGGAAAGCCGTGACCGTTTTGGAGGGTATGCAATGAAGGCTACCGGTCGGAAGAAATCGGAAGCGGCAGCGGCACCGGAAAGGAAGGCCAGCAGCCACGCGACATGGAAGTTTGAGCTTTTGGCTACCGTCAGCGCCGATCCGATGGCTGGCCCCGGATACGTTGGGATTGTGCTGTCGTATCTCAATTTCATGGGGTCTGCGGATGCCTGTCCAT
Protein-coding sequences here:
- a CDS encoding helix-turn-helix domain-containing protein, with translation MTAEKQKPKRGSRRPAIEVRAALTIEEAGDYLNICRAKLYQEMKSGRLPHRKNGRKTLILKADADLYLQALPTGLGSPVGRQAQQANDVPSAAETHS